A window of Ananas comosus cultivar F153 linkage group 4, ASM154086v1, whole genome shotgun sequence contains these coding sequences:
- the LOC109709070 gene encoding probable pectinesterase 29, whose product MTSGVFFCLFFVFFFFFLTCDLLHISFTEGAATVEKTVVVDQGGLGNFKTIQEAINSIPDQNTQWIEINVKSGVYREKVSIPASKPYILLQGNGMGSTVIDWNGHSDNSSPPSNGSIAAFPLASTFDSATFTVLAENFVARDITFKNSYNINNDAAVAQAVAALVGGDKSAFYRCGFQGYQDTLCDFLGRHYFSSCWIEGAVDFIFGFAQSIYVSSSLWSTIQGPQPGWLTAHAKVNDTSEGGSNMTFAESNCTGLGANRSQRVKWEKALDPKQLEYFVSNTFIDKEGWLAQQP is encoded by the exons ATGACCTCCGGCGTCTTTTTCTGTCtattcttcgtcttcttcttcttcttcttaactTGCGATTTGCTGCACATTAGCTTCACTGAAGGAGCTGCGACAGTGGAAAAGACCGTCGTTGTTGATCAGGGCGGGCTCGGGAACTTCAAAACCATCCAAGAAGCGATCAATTCAATTCCTGATCAGAACACACAGTGGATCGAGATTAATGTGAAATCCGGCGTTTACAG GGAGAAGGTTTCCATCCCCGCTAGCAAGCCATACATTCTGTTGCAAGGCAACGGCATGGGTTCGACGGTGATTGATTGGAATGGCCATTCTGACAACAGCTCGCCCCCCAGTAATGGCAGCATTGCAGCGTTTCCGTTAGCTTCCACATTCGATAGCGCCACCTTCACAGTACTCGCAGAAAACTTCGTCGCTCGAGACATCACTTTTAAG AACTCGTACAACATCAACAACGATGCGGCAGTGGCGCAAGCAGTAGCTGCACTCGTAGGAGGGGACAAGAGTGCATTCTACCGCTGTGGATTCCAAGGCTACCAGGACACTCTCTGTGATTTTCTGGGCCGCCACTACTTCTCTTCCTGCTGGATCGAGGGCGCGGTCGACTTCATTTTTGGCTTCGCTCAGTCCATTTATGTA TCGAGCAGTTTATGGTCAACAATCCAAGGGCCCCAGCCGGGGTGGCTGACGGCGCATGCCAAGGTCAATGACACCAGCGAGGGCGG AAGCAATATGACGTTTGCGGAGAGCAACTGCACTGGGCTTGGGGCAAACAGAAGTCAGAGGGTGAAGTGGGAGAAGGCGCTCGATCCCAAACAGTTGGAGTATTTTGTTAGCAACACATTCATCGACAAGGAGGGATGGCTTGCCCAGCAACCTTAG